The nucleotide window CTGGTCAACGCGGGAGTTCACACCCAGCGACTTCAGGGTCGCAACGCCCTGTTCGGTCGGAATCGTCAACTGACCGCCCTGCGCGGAGGAGCGTGTTTTGTCCCACTGCGAAGTCGCGAAGAAGAACAGTTTGTCCTTCTTTACCGGGCCACCGATCGCGAATCCGTAAGTGTTCTCACGGTACTTTTCCATGTCATCGCGCGTGACGCCTGCCAGGCCGTCTTCGGCCGGAATGGCTTCCAGTGCGCTGTTTTGGTGCAGTTCCCAGAGGGAGCCATGGAACTGGTTGGTGCCGCCCTTGGTTACAACGTTCGTTACCGAACCGCCACCGCGACCGAATTCAGCAGCGTACGAGTTGGTAAGGATGACCACTTCGCCGATCGCTTCGGCGTTCTGCGGCTGCAGAGACTGGCCGTTGAGCGAGGTGTCGTTGTTGTCCTGGCCGTCAATCAGGAAGTTGTTGGAGCGCGGGCGCGTACCGTTCACCGAGAAGCTGACGCCATTGGTGAACTTCTCGCGGGCGGAGTTCGCCACGACGCCGGGCTGCGTGAGTACGAGCGAGATCGGGTTCAGGCCGAGAATCGGAAGCTCGGTGATCTCTTTGGGCTGAATGTTGTGGCTGAGTTCGCCGGACTCTGTCTGCACCCTTGTGGCCGACGCTTCGACCGTCACGGTTTCAGCATTGCCACCGATCTGCAACTTGCCGTTGGTGCTGGTGATGGTAGAAGCGGTGACTTCCACCTTTGAGATCGTCAGCGGGGCAAAGCCCTGCATCGTAATTGAAACGGTGTAGGTGTCCGGGGTGAGCGCGTCCATACGATACTGGCCGTTCGGACCTGTAACCGCTGTACGAGTTTCGCCCATCGAGCCTTTGGCCGTCACGGAGGCGCCTGCGATTACGGCACCTGTATTGTCCGTGATCGTGCCACCGAGAGTGCCCTTCGAGGTCTGCGCAAACGCCGCACCGGTGACGAGCACCAAAATGGCGACGATCGTGACCAGGGTACGAACTATCGATGATTGCTTCACTTCGTTCTCCAAATTTAAAAGTGGTGTGATGAGTTAAGGGCCTCCACGCGCATTTCTATGCGCGCGGTCAAAATAGATTCATTACCTGTGAACGCTGGAAGTAATAAAGCAACTTGCGTTCCAAATACGAAATTGATGTAAGTGTCTGAATCGTCTACACCGCTTGAGAAGCGAAATCGACCGAGGCTCCCAATTTCTGGATACTTTCAGAGGCGAGTTATTAAATTAGAAATGTGACGTCTGCCACAAGGTATGGTGACTTAACGGCATTGACGAAATGCCAATTCTGCTTGGTAGCTCGGAAGCGCGAGAGAACTCGTGCAGCAGGCGTGGCGCAAAGGTGCGGTATGGCGTCCCATGACTGACGAACATTTACAACGCGGGATCGAACTGCTGAATGCACAGCAATTCTTCGACGCACACGAAGAATTGGAAAATGCCTGGCGTGCCGCTCCCCCGGACTACAAGCTGTTCTACCAGTCGCTCGTGCAGGTAGCGGTAGCGATGCACCATTGTTCGAAAGGAAATCTGAGGGGCGGGCGCTCAGTCCTTGACCGCGCGGTTCGCAACTTGGTCGCTTCCGCGCGCGCGTCCGCCGGATTTGATGCAAGCGGATTGCACGAGCAGCTCGTGGTCTGGCAATCGGCTTTGGCGAACGGCGGGGAGTTTCCGCCATGGCCGCAGGTGCGCATGACGGTTTGATCCACCGCAGGCGCAGGTAAATAAGTCAGCGCAAACGCACACATCATAAGACGGTGTGACGGCGAGTGCTAAAATCGCGTTTTCAGCGAGCATCGTCTTCGTGTACATCAGTCGTAGAATGTGCGCGTCGCTAAATCCAACATTAAGGGTCAAGTTTGAGCGAAGCTTCCAAGACCACCGCAAAAACGAGCGCGGCTTCTCCTAGGGCTGGCGCAGGTGTTCCGCTGCTTGATTTGCGGCGGCAGTACGCAACCATCCGCGAAGAGGTGCAGGCTGCCATTGGGCACGTTTGCGAGACCCAGCACCTGGTCATGGGCGAAGAGGTCGCGAAGTTCGAGCGCGAGGTCGCACAGTTCACCGGCGCGGCCGATACAGTTTCGTGCGCTTCCGGCACCGACGCGTTGTGGCTGGCGCTGCAAGCCAGCGGCATAGGACCGGGCGACTCCGTTATTACGACGCCGTTCAGTTTTTTTGCTTCGGCGAGCACGATCGTGCGTTGCGGCGCGCGTCCTGTGTTTGTGGACGTTGAACCGTCAACACTGAATCTCGATCCTGAGCAGGTGTTGCGCCGCGTGAAACTCCGTGGCGACGGATCGCTGCGCGCCATTATGCCGGTACACCTTTATGGACAGTGCGCGCGCATAGACCAATTCCAGGACATCGCCGCGGAACACAAATTGACCATTGTGGAAGACGCGGCACAAGCATACGGTGCTGCCTGGCGCGGCAAGCGTGCCGGTTCCCTCGGCAACGCCGCTGGCTTCAGCTTTTACCCAACGAAGAACCTGAGCGCATTTGGCGACGGTGGTTGCGTCACGACCAGCGACCCTGAACTGGCGGCGCGTATGCGCAGGCTGCGGAACCACGGCAGTGACCGGCGCTACTACCATGAAGAAATGGGGTGGAACAGCCGGCTCGACGCGCTGCAGGCTGCGGTGCTGCGCGTGAAGATGAAGCACATTCAGCAGTGGAACGAGCGACGCCGGCAAGTAGCCGATTTGTACGATCGACTATTCGAAGAAGCCGGACTCTCGCACGGGCGTCCGCTGCCGGGCGAAGTGCCTCTCGCAAACCCGGCGGCGCCGGTACGGCTCCTCAGTACGGCAGGCGAGGCGTACCACATCTTTCATCAATATGTTGTGCGCGTACCGAAACGCGACGAACTTCGCCAGTTCCTTGCCGACCGCAAGATCGGCGCGGAAATCTACTACCCGGTGCCGCTGCATCTGCAGAAGTGTTTCGCCTACCTTGGATACGGTCAGGGCGATCTGCCGGAAGCAGAGCAGGCGGCGAAGGATGTGCTCGCGTTGCCGGTCTTCCCCGAACTTACAGAGGACGAACAGCGAACCGTCGTGCAAGCGATTGCACAGTTCTACAGCTAATCGAGCAACGTTTCTGAAACTCCTTCCAGAGCGAAGGGCGTAAGCTCGAATTCGAGGGATCCATTTTTCCAGCACGGTGCTGATGAAAGGGATCCTTCGACTCCGCGCCGTCGTCGATCCGCTCAGGAGGACAACGAAACTCGCTGAGGCAACCCAGCTCAGTAGCTCAGTGGTTCAGCAGCCAGCTCGACATTCTGTGCGTTGTAGATGCGTTCGCAGATGGCGCGATACTGCATGTATTGATTGTGAAGCAGCGGTTCTTCGATCGTACCTCCCATGGCTTTCGCCGCCATCTTCATGTAAGCGCATCGGAAAATTCCGTATGCGAGGAGATACGCTTTCAGGCGCGGACGCGGGTCGTCCCCGGAAATGTTTTTGTATCGCGCGAGAAATGTTTCGGTAGCTGCGCTCCCAAGGCCCCATTCGACGATGGTGCCGGCGAGGTCCCATGCGATGTCGCAAGGGCCGGGAAAGAAGTGATCGTCACCGTGCGTAGCAGCGTCGAGTTTGAGCGCCTCCCCGCTACTGGTCAGGAACCACTTGTGCGGCAACATGCGACCGTCGGCCACGACCGGGCGCGCCAGTTGGAGCAGAGCTTCTTCGCCGAGCTCAATTCCGAATTCCGTCTTCCAGTCGAAGCGAAGCATACGTTCGAGATCCGATGGCTGTTCGGCTTCCGGATGGATGGCGCACGCTCGAAACGCGCAGTAGTCGGCCATTCGCTGAAGAATCGTGTTCGATAGATCGCTATGGAGCGCAGGGCGTCCGCTGAGGTACTGGTAACAGCCAAAACCAGCGAAGTTGCCGAAGTAGCCGGGCGCAAATCGTGCGAGAGCGAGTTGCGCGGACCGCCGCCCTACCTCCGCGCCATACCGGCCATATCCTTCGAACCGAAAGATGCGTTGCCGATCGGCGGAGAGAAATTTGAGCGGCTCCATTTGAGTCCATGAGCCAGGCTGCGAATCGGCTGGAAGGAAGTGCTTCCTCCATGCTCCACCGCCAAGTGGAGTCCCCGCACCTTCCGGCAGATAGCGCTCGTCGGAGGTGAAGAATGAGCGAAAGCGCGCCCACCGAACCGCCGCGTCGGACGCGCGCAGAGCGCCCGGATCGGGCTGGCGTGTGCCGAGGAACGTAATCTTCGCTTCATCGACGCCAGCGCCAAGGAGAGCTTCGCCCGTGGCGAGAAACGATGATCCGCTGAGGCCTGGTCCCTCATCGACGATCAGGAAATCTGAAGAACGAAGTTCATTCACCCACGCTAACTGCTGAGCGGAAAACTTCAGCTCCCGATTGTATGGGTGGCCGCTGGGCCTCACGGTAATGCGTTCTGCTTCAATCCCCTGACGCCGAAGTGCCGCAAGCACAACCGCGCTGAGCGTGGTTCCAATGCTGCGAATTCCGACAACTCCGGCCGTTTGCGAACGGTGATTGCAATCGTTATGCCGATGCGTCAGTTCCAGACGCGAGACAAGATCGGCGAACTTGAGCGGGTTCAGCGCATAGTATGCGAAGCTCTCGGGGATGGAAACCCGGACAGTGCCGCACAACTCGATACTTGCAAGTTGCTGTCGCAG belongs to Clostridia bacterium and includes:
- a CDS encoding DegT/DnrJ/EryC1/StrS family aminotransferase, with amino-acid sequence MSEASKTTAKTSAASPRAGAGVPLLDLRRQYATIREEVQAAIGHVCETQHLVMGEEVAKFEREVAQFTGAADTVSCASGTDALWLALQASGIGPGDSVITTPFSFFASASTIVRCGARPVFVDVEPSTLNLDPEQVLRRVKLRGDGSLRAIMPVHLYGQCARIDQFQDIAAEHKLTIVEDAAQAYGAAWRGKRAGSLGNAAGFSFYPTKNLSAFGDGGCVTTSDPELAARMRRLRNHGSDRRYYHEEMGWNSRLDALQAAVLRVKMKHIQQWNERRRQVADLYDRLFEEAGLSHGRPLPGEVPLANPAAPVRLLSTAGEAYHIFHQYVVRVPKRDELRQFLADRKIGAEIYYPVPLHLQKCFAYLGYGQGDLPEAEQAAKDVLALPVFPELTEDEQRTVVQAIAQFYS
- a CDS encoding DUF309 domain-containing protein, which codes for MQQAWRKGAVWRPMTDEHLQRGIELLNAQQFFDAHEELENAWRAAPPDYKLFYQSLVQVAVAMHHCSKGNLRGGRSVLDRAVRNLVASARASAGFDASGLHEQLVVWQSALANGGEFPPWPQVRMTV